The following proteins are co-located in the Micromonospora viridifaciens genome:
- a CDS encoding ArsR/SmtB family transcription factor, with translation MFRIHFTADDLARVRLTRGWGPLVETHLSLVRLGRRDPRDALGGWSARAGRTSPGLAHPCAPLLDDGWLDLLTVTGPVGSLEEGLTALLAVRPEQFRAELAAAAAAGGWHGDRLRRLAAAGDPAGNRTDRRRLVTFLHDHHRVAVAPYWPRIQARLNAEHSVLAQVLSSQGVEGLLAQLAPFAHWRSPVLELGHGPTANDIRLDGRGLTLVPSLFFDSGPAVWINGMDDQAPVVLLLPATRGPGDLAAVLVDPCAADRLAALVNLLGRTRAYALDSIAADPCTTGELARRLAISAASASEHATVLRDAGLVTTTRQGRAVRHHLTAMGERLLDGSLGPPFRPDQTDPGAGAALAGAMAR, from the coding sequence ATGTTCCGTATCCACTTCACTGCGGACGACCTGGCCCGAGTCCGGCTGACCAGGGGGTGGGGGCCGTTGGTCGAGACGCACCTCAGCCTCGTCCGGTTGGGGCGGCGCGATCCGCGAGACGCGCTCGGGGGCTGGTCGGCGCGGGCCGGCCGCACGTCGCCAGGCCTGGCGCACCCGTGCGCCCCACTGTTGGACGACGGGTGGCTCGATCTGTTGACCGTCACCGGTCCCGTCGGGTCCCTCGAGGAAGGGCTGACGGCGCTGCTCGCGGTGCGCCCGGAACAATTCCGGGCCGAACTCGCCGCTGCGGCCGCCGCCGGAGGGTGGCACGGGGACCGGCTCCGCCGGCTAGCTGCGGCAGGCGACCCGGCCGGGAACCGGACCGATCGGCGGCGGCTGGTCACGTTCCTGCACGACCACCACCGCGTCGCCGTGGCGCCGTACTGGCCCCGGATCCAGGCCCGGCTGAACGCCGAGCACTCCGTCCTCGCCCAGGTGCTGAGCTCTCAGGGCGTGGAGGGCCTGCTGGCCCAGCTCGCACCGTTCGCCCACTGGCGATCTCCGGTGCTGGAGTTGGGCCACGGTCCGACGGCCAACGACATACGGCTCGACGGGCGGGGGCTGACGCTCGTACCGTCGCTTTTCTTCGACTCGGGGCCGGCCGTGTGGATCAACGGCATGGATGACCAGGCGCCGGTGGTGCTGCTGCTGCCGGCAACGCGGGGGCCCGGCGACCTCGCCGCTGTCCTGGTCGACCCGTGCGCGGCGGATCGGTTGGCCGCGCTGGTCAACCTCCTCGGCCGCACCAGGGCCTACGCCCTGGACAGCATCGCCGCCGATCCCTGCACCACCGGGGAACTCGCCCGTCGGCTGGCCATCTCCGCGGCCAGCGCGAGCGAACACGCCACCGTGCTCCGCGACGCTGGTCTGGTCACCACGACCCGGCAGGGGCGGGCGGTGCGGCATCACCTGACCGCGATGGGCGAACGACTGCTCGACGGAAGCCTCGGACCACCATTCCGCCCGGATCAGACTGACCCGGGCGCAGGTGCGGCGCTTGCGGGCGCGATGGCGCGCTGA
- a CDS encoding IS630 family transposase: protein MAEPVRVRRLSDQEGQQLLRITRRGTGSPIRLRRAMVVLASAGGNTVPAIARLVQADEDTIRQVIHRFNEMGMASLDPQWAGGRPRQISPDDQTFIVETANTRPEKLGRPFTRWSVRKLADYLGSQAARPIRIGRERLRQILHRHKITFQRTKTWKESTDPDRDAKLARIEYVSSRFPHRVFAFDEFGPLVIRPQAGAGWAPAGHPHRLPANYHKLHGVRQFHGCYSVGDDQLWGVVRQRKSAANTLAALKSIRAARPDGAPIYVILDNLSAHKGIKIRRWAARNKVELCFTPTYASWANPIEAQFGPLRTFVIAGSNHPNHPALTRKLQAYLRWRNANARHPDVLAAQRRERARIRSERQRRWGQPATRAA, encoded by the coding sequence GTGGCAGAACCCGTTCGTGTACGGCGGCTCAGTGACCAGGAGGGTCAGCAGCTGCTGCGAATTACTCGTAGAGGTACCGGCTCGCCGATCCGGTTACGGCGAGCGATGGTCGTGCTCGCGTCGGCCGGCGGGAACACGGTGCCGGCGATCGCCCGTCTCGTGCAGGCCGACGAGGACACGATCCGGCAGGTCATCCATCGGTTCAACGAGATGGGGATGGCCAGCCTGGACCCTCAGTGGGCGGGTGGCCGTCCCCGCCAGATCAGTCCTGACGATCAAACGTTCATCGTCGAGACGGCCAACACCCGCCCCGAAAAGTTGGGGCGGCCGTTCACCCGCTGGAGCGTGCGCAAGCTCGCCGACTACCTGGGCTCGCAGGCCGCCCGCCCGATCCGTATCGGTCGGGAACGGCTGCGGCAGATCCTGCACCGGCACAAGATCACCTTCCAGCGGACGAAGACGTGGAAGGAGTCCACCGACCCTGACCGGGACGCCAAACTCGCCCGGATCGAGTACGTGAGCAGCCGCTTCCCGCACCGGGTGTTCGCATTCGACGAGTTCGGACCCCTCGTGATCCGGCCGCAGGCTGGGGCCGGGTGGGCGCCGGCCGGGCACCCGCACCGGCTGCCCGCGAACTACCACAAGCTGCACGGGGTCAGACAGTTCCACGGCTGCTACTCCGTCGGCGACGACCAACTCTGGGGCGTCGTCCGGCAGCGCAAGAGCGCGGCGAACACCCTCGCCGCGCTCAAGTCGATCCGCGCCGCCCGCCCGGACGGGGCACCGATCTACGTGATCCTGGACAACCTGTCCGCACACAAAGGCATCAAGATCCGCAGGTGGGCGGCTCGGAACAAGGTCGAGCTCTGCTTCACCCCGACCTACGCCTCCTGGGCCAACCCCATCGAGGCCCAGTTCGGGCCCCTACGCACCTTCGTCATCGCCGGCTCCAACCACCCCAACCACCCCGCGCTGACCCGGAAACTGCAGGCCTACCTACGCTGGCGCAACGCCAACGCCCGCCACCCCGACGTCCTGGCCGCCCAACGCCGCGAACGCGCCCGCATCCGCAGCGAACGACAACGACGATGGGGCCAACCCGCCACCCGAGCAGCCTGA
- a CDS encoding transposase family protein encodes MLSYPATIPLSSRTLNHLAERIRSHRKQRRSRWRRLEPSRQALLALAHLRNGDTYTRLAAGFEIGVATAWRYVQEAIALLNSAADDLDTAMRRIRLLAYAILDGTLIPIDRVADQKPYYCGKHKRHGVNVQVIADAAGRLVWASPALPGSAHDLTAARTHGIIDALTSADVMTFADKGYQGARGSVRTPFKRRRFRPKLSRRQKAVNRAHAKIRARGERAIATLKTWKILVKLRCCPRRATAIVQAILVLHHVETNRYAG; translated from the coding sequence ATGCTGTCCTACCCCGCCACGATTCCGTTGTCCAGCCGGACCCTGAACCACCTCGCCGAACGCATCCGCAGCCACCGTAAGCAGCGCCGATCCCGGTGGCGACGCCTCGAACCCAGCCGGCAGGCGCTGCTCGCTCTGGCCCATCTGCGCAACGGCGACACCTACACCCGACTCGCGGCCGGCTTCGAGATCGGCGTCGCCACCGCCTGGCGCTACGTCCAGGAAGCGATAGCCCTGCTCAACTCGGCAGCTGACGACCTGGACACCGCGATGCGACGCATCCGGCTGCTGGCGTACGCGATCCTGGACGGCACGCTGATCCCGATCGACCGCGTCGCCGACCAGAAGCCCTACTACTGCGGCAAGCACAAACGCCACGGCGTGAACGTGCAGGTCATCGCCGACGCCGCCGGCCGGCTCGTGTGGGCATCACCGGCACTGCCCGGTTCGGCACACGATCTGACCGCCGCACGCACCCACGGCATCATCGATGCCCTGACCAGCGCGGATGTGATGACCTTCGCCGATAAGGGCTACCAGGGCGCCCGTGGCAGCGTGCGCACGCCGTTCAAACGGCGCCGCTTCCGGCCCAAGCTGTCACGCAGGCAGAAGGCCGTGAACCGGGCCCACGCGAAGATCCGCGCCCGCGGAGAACGAGCGATTGCCACGCTCAAGACCTGGAAGATCCTGGTCAAGCTGCGCTGCTGTCCACGCCGAGCCACCGCGATCGTGCAGGCCATCCTGGTCCTGCACCACGTCGAAACCAACCGCTACGCAGGATGA
- a CDS encoding IS3 family transposase: protein MTLVNELRDRFGVEPVLRVLNIAPSTYYGWLAREATPGPREVEDRGLLSEIVDIHDRSGQTYGSPRVHATLARRGIRVGRKRVERLMREHDLQGAFLRKGWRGGSTKQNPKADPAPDLVNRNFTADAPNRLWVADATRIACGDGVLWLAAVRDAFSNRIVGWKTSDRCNTDLVLGALEYGIWSRDVRDGQLIHHSDRGSTYTAIRFSERLADNGILPSMGSVGDSYDNALMENFFSTMKIELVYRNSWRTRDEAENAIFAYIDGWYNRERIQKDLGWLSPDEYEAAWYTGNIDTPNPVNTTHERALAC from the coding sequence ATGACGCTCGTGAACGAGTTGCGTGACCGCTTCGGGGTCGAGCCCGTCCTCCGGGTCCTGAACATCGCTCCGTCGACCTACTACGGCTGGCTGGCCCGCGAGGCCACTCCCGGGCCGCGGGAGGTCGAGGACCGTGGGCTGTTGTCGGAGATCGTCGACATCCACGACCGGTCCGGGCAGACGTATGGCAGTCCGCGTGTGCACGCCACCCTCGCCCGCCGTGGCATCCGAGTGGGCCGCAAGCGGGTTGAGCGGTTGATGCGTGAACACGACCTGCAGGGCGCGTTCCTGCGTAAGGGCTGGCGCGGCGGGTCCACGAAACAGAACCCGAAGGCCGATCCGGCGCCGGACCTGGTCAACCGGAACTTCACCGCCGACGCCCCGAACCGGTTGTGGGTGGCGGATGCGACCCGCATCGCCTGCGGTGACGGCGTGTTGTGGCTGGCCGCGGTCCGTGACGCGTTCTCCAACCGGATCGTGGGCTGGAAGACCTCCGACCGGTGCAACACCGACCTTGTCCTGGGCGCCCTCGAGTACGGGATCTGGTCACGCGACGTGCGTGACGGGCAGTTGATCCATCACAGCGACCGCGGATCGACCTACACCGCGATTAGATTCTCGGAACGCCTGGCGGACAACGGGATCCTGCCCTCGATGGGATCCGTCGGCGACTCCTATGACAACGCGCTCATGGAAAACTTCTTCAGCACGATGAAGATCGAACTGGTCTACCGCAACTCGTGGCGCACCCGCGACGAAGCGGAGAACGCGATCTTCGCCTACATCGACGGGTGGTACAACCGCGAACGCATCCAGAAGGACCTCGGCTGGCTGTCCCCGGACGAGTACGAGGCCGCCTGGTACACAGGGAACATCGATACACCCAACCCTGTGAACACCACCCATGAGCGGGCTCTAGCCTGCTAA
- a CDS encoding transposase: protein MPAPRKYPDELRQRAVRLYRESDPKPVIKRLAEQLGVHPEALRNWIRQDQADHGERFDQPTTAEAEELRRLRKEVAELRRANEILKAASAFFASELDPTRRRS from the coding sequence GTGCCCGCCCCTCGTAAGTACCCGGACGAGTTGCGCCAGCGTGCGGTGCGGCTGTATCGGGAGTCCGACCCCAAACCGGTGATCAAGCGTCTGGCCGAGCAGCTCGGTGTGCATCCCGAGGCGCTGCGGAACTGGATCCGCCAGGACCAGGCTGATCACGGTGAGCGCTTCGACCAGCCCACTACCGCCGAGGCCGAGGAACTGCGCCGGCTCCGCAAAGAGGTCGCTGAGCTGCGCAGAGCCAACGAGATATTGAAGGCCGCGTCTGCTTTTTTCGCATCGGAACTCGACCCGACCCGGCGACGGTCATGA
- a CDS encoding trypsin-like peptidase domain-containing protein, which yields MRITSVAEVFGGASGTGYVVGQDLILTASHSVADDHGVSVRTLGSADWIDADVVWRGSGSVDAALVRTRTPLPADAVDPVLQWGKAGIQAQISCRVTGFPAVAVLPDHVRDADTFLGQTVPGAGYKDGRLVIQSAGGPRDSTVSASPWAGMSGAAVFSSPESYLLGIVEKVSTGYPNNRLKVLPASILLNDPAFRTLVGGPAAHSVTTSGSVLRPPYASLPESHPESWLLEPRYAVVDFVDDGRQLDELVKWATSPEQFSIGAVNGTGGMGKSRLAAELAERLRQAGWDAGYLNTENGQSWRETSSEYPLLIIIDYASRFVEPLAGLVERLSTDPSGRPIRLLLLERRMGAWWETVNRLTRRLAQHHLGHHVTLQKGAISPELVSRHIEVAMSSLSRKFGVEPIPSSEVPSEGADSPLLIHIAVLLTLRGTDAAPATRGALLQALLDREVTRWEVALGAHKLGHLHNTQAAQLAAVASLVRPTRDEAKVLLAEMPEVCPPSDVVKAIEWLTDMLGSEDGVIRPIGPDLVVEHLLETLPDLHSLVLRLLAACDTVTAAHRARMFHLLSLSAQSGENSRNALTAALTKYLPELLETEISDVETQNLGFLTAALSASDKTNLALSRTAQRVAPTIPADSKRLAEVRAEVFELAIVRARKLAGGRIGDVPDELVVDERAEAFADLGLLLIHWGLSLGHLNGWGQAQAATLEAVEIFSALSVKFGNFGDRRQLAIAHSHAGKFFRNLDLHHESARFATKATELWRTLAKEDSDQKEDLAIALTNLADSLCSAGRPAEAIPYSVEAIAILRSELQQGHGSATPHLEQALSEVAHHWMDVGDAGLAWAAINEAATFKGFIVGEEVETDDLDSVGYLNGLAAELHLRAGNLEEAKSCATLSASAYGHYVQEFQANFSYFQGSLQRLLKVLDAAGDEEQASSMRADLAHLLVEPDPANYDEHIKAFGAFKHVIKSV from the coding sequence ATGCGAATCACCTCTGTTGCTGAGGTCTTCGGCGGGGCGTCGGGCACCGGGTATGTAGTCGGCCAGGACCTGATCCTCACCGCGTCCCATTCAGTGGCCGATGATCATGGGGTTTCGGTACGGACTCTCGGTAGTGCTGACTGGATAGACGCCGACGTCGTCTGGCGCGGCTCCGGAAGTGTGGATGCGGCGCTCGTACGTACCCGCACACCGCTTCCCGCCGACGCCGTGGACCCAGTGCTTCAGTGGGGAAAGGCCGGGATCCAGGCACAGATCTCGTGTCGTGTCACCGGTTTCCCCGCAGTGGCTGTGCTCCCTGACCATGTACGAGACGCCGACACGTTCTTGGGGCAGACGGTGCCCGGCGCCGGCTACAAGGACGGCAGGTTGGTCATCCAATCCGCTGGAGGACCGCGCGACAGCACCGTATCGGCTTCACCCTGGGCGGGTATGTCGGGTGCGGCCGTCTTCTCATCTCCCGAGTCCTACCTGCTGGGCATCGTCGAGAAGGTCTCCACCGGTTATCCGAACAACCGCCTGAAGGTTCTGCCGGCGAGCATTCTCCTCAACGACCCCGCTTTCCGTACGCTCGTGGGCGGTCCCGCGGCGCACTCCGTGACCACGTCCGGATCTGTGCTTCGTCCGCCGTATGCGTCGCTGCCCGAGAGCCACCCTGAGTCGTGGTTGCTCGAACCGCGTTACGCGGTTGTCGACTTTGTCGACGACGGGAGACAGTTGGACGAGCTGGTGAAGTGGGCCACCTCGCCCGAGCAGTTCAGCATCGGCGCGGTCAACGGCACCGGTGGGATGGGTAAGAGCAGGCTCGCCGCCGAGCTGGCCGAGAGGTTGCGGCAGGCGGGCTGGGACGCGGGCTATCTCAACACGGAGAACGGTCAGAGCTGGCGCGAAACCTCCTCCGAGTACCCGTTGCTCATCATCATCGACTACGCGAGCCGGTTTGTTGAGCCTCTTGCCGGTCTCGTCGAACGATTGTCCACGGACCCATCGGGCAGGCCCATCAGGCTTCTCCTCCTAGAACGACGGATGGGCGCCTGGTGGGAGACTGTCAACCGGCTGACGCGTCGTCTTGCTCAGCATCATCTCGGACACCATGTCACGCTGCAGAAAGGTGCGATCAGCCCGGAACTGGTGAGCCGGCACATTGAGGTAGCTATGAGCTCGCTGTCTCGGAAGTTCGGGGTGGAGCCCATTCCGAGCAGTGAGGTCCCATCCGAAGGCGCGGACAGTCCACTCCTGATCCACATTGCCGTGTTGCTGACGCTCCGGGGAACGGATGCTGCTCCGGCCACCCGAGGAGCGCTCCTGCAGGCTCTGCTCGACCGTGAGGTCACGCGATGGGAAGTCGCCCTGGGTGCGCACAAACTCGGCCATCTCCATAACACCCAGGCAGCCCAACTCGCTGCTGTCGCTTCTCTCGTTCGCCCCACGCGCGACGAGGCCAAAGTTCTGCTCGCGGAGATGCCGGAGGTTTGCCCGCCATCAGACGTCGTCAAGGCGATTGAGTGGCTGACCGACATGCTTGGCTCCGAAGATGGTGTGATCCGTCCAATTGGACCCGACCTTGTCGTCGAGCACCTGCTCGAAACTCTGCCCGACCTGCACTCCCTGGTCCTGCGACTTCTGGCGGCGTGCGACACGGTCACCGCCGCGCATCGCGCGAGGATGTTCCACCTGCTGAGCCTTTCAGCCCAGAGCGGAGAGAACTCACGAAATGCATTGACCGCAGCGCTGACGAAGTATCTGCCGGAGCTTCTCGAGACGGAGATCAGCGACGTGGAAACTCAGAATTTGGGCTTCCTCACCGCGGCGCTGTCGGCATCGGACAAGACCAACCTCGCCCTCTCGCGGACTGCCCAGCGGGTTGCCCCGACAATTCCGGCCGATTCGAAACGGCTCGCCGAGGTACGCGCCGAGGTCTTTGAGCTTGCGATCGTTCGGGCTCGCAAGCTTGCCGGTGGCCGTATCGGCGACGTCCCGGACGAGTTAGTCGTAGACGAGCGGGCCGAGGCCTTCGCGGACCTGGGGCTTCTGCTCATCCACTGGGGGCTGAGTTTGGGGCACCTTAATGGGTGGGGGCAAGCACAGGCCGCAACGCTCGAGGCAGTCGAAATCTTTTCGGCACTCAGCGTCAAGTTCGGCAACTTCGGCGATCGGCGGCAGCTGGCGATTGCCCATAGCCACGCAGGAAAGTTCTTTCGGAACCTGGACCTGCACCACGAGTCCGCTCGGTTCGCAACAAAGGCTACTGAGTTGTGGCGCACGCTCGCCAAGGAGGACTCGGATCAGAAGGAAGACCTTGCTATCGCTCTCACGAACTTGGCAGACTCCTTGTGCTCCGCAGGCCGGCCGGCCGAGGCGATTCCGTACAGTGTCGAGGCCATAGCGATTCTGAGGTCCGAGTTGCAGCAAGGACACGGGAGCGCCACGCCCCACCTCGAGCAGGCACTCTCCGAAGTAGCCCATCATTGGATGGACGTAGGCGATGCCGGCCTGGCGTGGGCAGCGATCAACGAGGCTGCCACCTTCAAGGGGTTCATTGTGGGAGAGGAGGTCGAGACGGACGACCTCGACTCGGTGGGATACCTCAACGGCTTGGCGGCAGAGCTGCACCTGCGAGCAGGCAATCTCGAGGAAGCGAAATCGTGCGCGACCCTCTCGGCCTCCGCCTACGGCCATTACGTCCAAGAGTTTCAGGCAAACTTCTCCTACTTCCAGGGAAGTCTGCAACGCCTCCTGAAGGTCCTCGATGCGGCGGGCGATGAGGAGCAGGCGTCCTCCATGCGAGCGGACCTAGCTCACCTTCTCGTCGAGCCGGATCCCGCTAACTACGACGAGCACATCAAAGCGTTCGGGGCATTCAAACACGTGATCAAAAGTGTGTGA
- a CDS encoding trypco2 family protein: MQPEYLPLAEAISELRNELRMAVDNAAGEDLKFAVEAIEVEMQVVATNTLRGEAGGTLFGVLTLKGGADHATAATHKVRLVLKPESSPAPGADVYVADPVPARPQ, from the coding sequence ATGCAGCCTGAGTATCTGCCGCTCGCGGAAGCGATCAGTGAGTTGCGCAACGAGTTGAGGATGGCTGTCGATAACGCCGCCGGCGAAGATCTCAAGTTCGCGGTCGAGGCCATCGAGGTCGAGATGCAGGTCGTTGCGACTAACACCCTGAGGGGCGAAGCCGGCGGAACACTGTTCGGGGTCCTCACCCTCAAGGGCGGTGCCGATCACGCCACGGCGGCAACACATAAGGTCAGGTTGGTCCTGAAGCCAGAGAGCTCGCCTGCTCCTGGCGCTGACGTCTACGTGGCGGACCCGGTTCCCGCTCGTCCGCAGTGA
- a CDS encoding HD domain-containing protein, with product MEERARQAARVAEQHLAIALPRRWRHVRAVAAKAERLSPLVGDDGALLTAAAWLHDVGYAPDIVDTGFHSLDGARWLLGQGFDPRLAALVAHHSCASYEADERGLGDALMAEFPREQSAVSDALWFADMTTGPDGQDLSAEDRLAEIRLRYGPNDLVTRFWQKAEPALMEAIRRTEVRMAAQPM from the coding sequence GTGGAAGAGAGAGCAAGACAGGCAGCGAGGGTCGCTGAACAGCACCTCGCCATTGCCCTGCCAAGACGGTGGCGGCATGTCCGGGCCGTGGCGGCCAAGGCGGAGCGGCTGTCGCCGCTCGTCGGCGACGATGGAGCCCTACTCACGGCCGCCGCTTGGCTGCACGATGTCGGCTACGCGCCGGACATCGTGGACACGGGCTTCCACTCACTGGACGGCGCCCGATGGCTGCTCGGCCAAGGATTCGATCCTCGCCTAGCTGCCCTCGTCGCTCACCACTCGTGCGCGTCGTATGAGGCCGATGAACGGGGGCTAGGCGACGCCCTGATGGCAGAGTTCCCACGTGAGCAGTCAGCAGTATCCGACGCGCTCTGGTTTGCAGACATGACAACCGGGCCTGATGGCCAGGACCTAAGCGCCGAAGACCGACTGGCCGAGATCCGGCTCCGGTACGGCCCCAACGATTTGGTAACTCGGTTTTGGCAGAAGGCGGAACCGGCACTCATGGAGGCGATACGGCGAACTGAGGTTCGCATGGCAGCTCAACCGATGTAG
- a CDS encoding NUDIX hydrolase, with the protein MARIEHFNNPNAPKPNSIVVAVTVFVQDEQGRVLLIQRTDNGLWALPGGAQDFGEYIAETAVRETREETGVEVKVTGLVGIYTNPNHVVEYSDGEVRQQFSICFRGQYVDGEPTTSDESSAVAWVRKDELDELQIHPSMRLRIDHGFTCRAEPYIG; encoded by the coding sequence ATGGCCCGGATCGAGCACTTCAACAACCCGAACGCCCCGAAGCCGAACAGCATCGTCGTAGCGGTCACCGTCTTCGTCCAGGACGAACAGGGGCGGGTGCTGCTCATCCAGCGCACCGACAACGGCCTCTGGGCGCTGCCCGGCGGCGCCCAGGACTTCGGCGAGTACATTGCGGAGACGGCGGTCCGGGAGACGCGCGAGGAGACTGGTGTCGAGGTCAAGGTGACCGGGCTCGTCGGGATCTACACCAACCCAAACCACGTCGTGGAGTACAGCGATGGCGAGGTGCGCCAACAGTTCTCGATCTGCTTCAGGGGCCAGTACGTAGACGGCGAGCCGACGACGAGCGACGAGTCATCGGCGGTCGCCTGGGTGCGGAAGGACGAGCTGGACGAGCTGCAGATTCATCCGTCTATGCGGCTCCGCATCGATCACGGCTTTACTTGCCGGGCAGAGCCCTACATCGGTTGA
- a CDS encoding helix-turn-helix domain-containing protein has product MPNERLRNGMLKKGLTPATLADKLGVDPKTVERWVTQSRNPYPRYRHSIAELLDESESYLWPDALPTQRAVQVSQSEVVHIYPRRGAVPTDLWQQLLEKATRQIGVLVYGGLFLPEFNHRWVPTLREKALAGAQVELLFGDPDGKHIAERGDDEGIGHAMSSKILNALAFYKDLRDLANVGIYYHDTILYNSIYRFDDEMLVNTHLYGTPAAYAPVLHLRRIGGGELFDNYVASFKQVLGKKRAVWPEH; this is encoded by the coding sequence ATGCCGAACGAACGCCTACGCAACGGGATGCTCAAGAAGGGCCTGACGCCGGCCACCCTCGCGGACAAGCTCGGCGTCGATCCGAAGACCGTCGAGCGGTGGGTCACCCAGAGCCGGAACCCATACCCGCGATACCGCCACTCCATCGCCGAGCTGCTGGACGAGAGCGAGTCGTACCTCTGGCCGGACGCTCTACCGACGCAGCGAGCGGTGCAGGTCAGCCAGTCCGAGGTCGTCCACATCTACCCGCGCCGCGGTGCCGTACCGACCGACCTCTGGCAGCAGCTCTTGGAGAAGGCCACCCGACAGATCGGCGTCCTGGTCTACGGCGGGTTGTTCCTGCCCGAGTTCAACCACCGATGGGTGCCGACGCTGCGCGAGAAGGCGCTCGCCGGCGCCCAGGTGGAGTTGCTATTCGGCGACCCGGACGGCAAGCACATCGCCGAGCGCGGCGACGACGAGGGCATCGGCCACGCCATGTCCAGCAAAATCCTGAACGCGCTTGCCTTCTACAAGGACCTACGGGACCTAGCCAACGTCGGGATCTACTACCACGACACGATCCTCTACAACTCCATCTACCGCTTCGACGACGAGATGCTCGTCAACACCCACCTCTACGGCACACCGGCCGCCTACGCCCCAGTGCTGCACCTGCGCCGCATCGGCGGTGGGGAGCTGTTCGACAACTACGTCGCCAGCTTCAAGCAGGTGCTCGGGAAGAAGCGCGCCGTCTGGCCGGAGCACTGA